Genomic DNA from Callospermophilus lateralis isolate mCalLat2 chromosome 11, mCalLat2.hap1, whole genome shotgun sequence:
TGGCATGGTCTGGTTAGGGTTAAGGAAGGTTCCCGGAAAGTCAGATTTTCTCTGGATCTCACGGCCGCTGctactgagcattgaacccaggggcatcctttttattttttattttgtgaccaggtctaagttgcccaggttgacctagaactttcaatcctcctgcctcagcctcccaactagcTGGGacaacaggtatgtgccactgtgcatgGCCGATCTCAAGACTGTTCCAGCTATGCCCTCTCCAGGGCAGTTCCCTTCTGCCCAGTTGCCGGGTTACATCTTTCTGTTCCAATGAATATATTATATAAGAACAACCTGCAGTATGACCTAAACTGTATTTGCCAATATTCTGCTCTCCTGCCTTTTGCAGATTTTCCCTATACTCTAGCATTAAATTCTCCACCCCCGACCTCTCaactaatttttttctaattctgcctTAAGAATCAGgccaaactgggcatggtggtacccacctgtaatcccagcagctcaggaggctgaggcaggaagatctcaagttcaaagccagccttggcatcttaacaagaccttgtctcagaatacaaaataaaaagggctggagatgtagctcagtggtaaaatgcccctggattcaatcccagaacCTCCCCCACAAAAAATCAGACCAACTATCATCCATTACTTCTATAAAATCAAATAGAATCAGGGCAAGAAGCAACTTTGTTCATATTGTAAAGGAAATGTTTTTGGTTTGTGTATACTATTAGTTTATGCTTTTAAATGGATGGTTACAGATTATTATTATATGAAGAAACAAAACTCCCAAgtttgtttttcttaattttaccCACATACAGAGTTGAATTTCACTGAATCCTTTTGGTGGGGGCAGCCGCATGGTGCAGGGTGCACTAGGGATCCAAGAGAACCAATCCAACTAAATAGGAGCAGGAATCTAGAATCAAGGCCTGCTAAGCATGAAAACCCTTTGGCTCGATAAGACAATCAACAGATTTTTAGTATTCTTCCCGTGAAGTATGTTAATTTTGAACTTTCCAACCGATAAACTGCAAATAGGTTAGAGAGATGAATCCCTCAGGCTGAAACCTGAGGCTAAATCTCTCCAGAACATCTTCTTAAATTTGACCAACTTACTTGCACTTATTATTTTCTAAGTGAACCATAAAATGAAAATCCTGAGTgtcgacatttttttttttttttttagaatctctGTGTTACTGGTTTGCATTATAGTATGTGTCTGACTTCAGGACACATGCTAAATCCTAtccagttaaaaaaagaaaaaaaaacatttttgatgCTTCATATTCTTTTGGCAATACTTTATTTAAAATAGCTGGGTGTAAGCTCTTTTCTATCACTATTTTAAAATGTAGGTTCAAAACCAAATTCAATTCATAAAAGGTGTGATACAATATATACTATCACTCTATCATGTTCTTGAAATAGTTTGTATAAGGTGGCTATTATTGACCCTAGAGGAGATCTGAATGGTAAGcaaagaagagagggagggaggaaaagaggaaaggaTAGAGGCACCTAGATGACGCATCTAAAATGAGATGTGTTCCAAGGGGCAGAGACAAGGGAAAGGTCACATTTGGGAAGGGTGGCTGTGGTTTGGGCGGAGGAGAGCTAAAACAACCAAAAGCTTGGGACACTCATATGGCCACACTATTTTCCACCAGGCTGGGTCGCAGGTACTCACAGGGTCTGTCTAGGTTTTCATTCCGGACTTCGATTTCCTTGTCCAGGACAGCCAGCTCCTCCCTGAACCTCTTCAGCACAGCCTTGGGCCCAGGGCTTGAAAAACGCTCCTCCTCATGCTGGCCCAGAGGCACCTGGGATGGAGCGGAAAACACAGCTTAGAACCTATGAGCCCCGTTCAGGGCACCACACCTCCCCCTTTGCCTCCTTCCCCAGGCCCTCGGGGCATCTGGTTCTCACCATAATGGGCTGGCGTCTGCCAAGCTGCCAAATGATGGACATCTGGAGAGTAGCCTGATTAACAGTGGGCAGTGTGGCCATCACTGTCTCCATAGTGGCATCCTTGGTAGTTGGTGGGGGCAGCCGCATGGTGCAGGGTGCATTAGGGATCCAAGAGAACCAATCCAACTAAATAGGAGCAGGAATCTAGAATCAAGGCCTGCTAAGCATGAAAACCCTTTGGCTCACCTGTATTCAGCTCCCTCCCACCAGTGAAGTCCACAAATTCCCAGTTGCCCAGGTTAACAGTCAAGGTTAAGTACCTGGCCCAGGTGGATGGAATAATGCTGCCCAGTGCAGGTGAAGATGCACATGGTGACAAAGTGGCAAGCCTGGGCCCGAGACTGGAGAGAGGTGGGAAACCCTACAAGAAGTGGGGAGAGTTAAAGTTGTGGGGTCAGGCATAGGAGCAGATCTGAGAGAGATAAGGCAAAGAGAGGAGAAAAAGGGTGGTAAAGAGGGATGCCAGCAACTCTCAGTGACCTGTGGAAATTGACCTGAGAGCTGGTGGGGGGGGCAGGGGATGGAGGACCTCTGCTGGGAGGATCCCAATCAGTCAGGTGCTGGGGCTGGCTCACAAAGATGTCAACATCTCAACTGTTCAGCATGCTGGTAGCCACAGTGGGGATATTTATGTCACAGAAATGGGTAAATGCTACCAGGCAGGGCTCTTTTTTCTGGGGAGCCAgttgttaaacattttttagCACTACTCCTACTGTGTCTAGGAGGCTTTTGGAGTTTATATGGGTTGGATATGCTTCTGGAAGATTCTATATAAGAAGAGAGGATTCTGGAGAGGTCTCTTATAACTTTTGTCTTAGTTCTGAGGACAGGAACTCTGATTACCTCGATCCTGGGCCCCTAGCAGCCCAATTTCAGTGATGTCTCGACACCAGTTCTGCAGCTCAGGGTCATCTCTCACAGCCACATCTGTCTTATAGTACAGATCCATAATTCCTTCCACATACCTGCCAGACAAGAGGTCAGGGCAAGAAGAGCTGAAGCTCTCAGCTCCTTGTTCATGTGGCCCATTCAGGGCATCCAGCTCCCCAACCAAGACACAGCCCTCCTGTTCTCCTAGCCTTCTTCTCCACCCTCACCCTTACCCCACCTGCCCTGCCTCCCTGCTTGCCTTACCGACGGATGATTTCCCAGAGCCGCAGTGCATCTTGAGCATAGTAGGAAGACTTGACTTCCAGGAGCCCCCGGTCAGCTAAGTCGTCAGGGGGACATAATGAGCTATAGGTCAGAAGACCTCCAACAAGCCTCAGCAGATCCAGATGGCCTCCCCCACCTACGCTCACCACCTGAGGATTGAGGAGAGACAGTCAGGCAAGTCAAGCTGTCTGAGGCTAGAGCCAGCAAGGAGAGTGAATCCAGAATCTGAATCCCCCCTTCTTTCCCCATACCtggtcaaaaactccacagtctgaGAGCAGCCCATTCCTGGCCCGAAGGTTAATTTCCATGGTGTATCACAGGTGAGGAACTATAAGCTAAAAGAAGAAAAGCAGGCAAGGGCAAAGTCAAAAGAGATCTGTAGCAGGACCCTGCAGAAACCAGCGTGGAAAGGGGAGGAAAGAACAGGTCTTCAGGAAAAGCACagacctggggctcagtggccccTCAACACCAAGAGTTTGCTAGTAATCTGCACTGCCTAATGCCCTCCACAAACCACTGCCTTAGTGCTTTATAACTGAAAGAAATCACTCTCCTTTTCTTTCCATATTCTTTTCATAAGTCTAGGTGaatattcttcaaatatttttttatcaaaAGCCCCATAAGAATCTTTTTGAGACATTTTTTTCCTAATCTCACATTCATCCAAGAAATGTTAATGCTACATTGTACCTGTTTCTGTGCTATAATATCTATGCTTTATACATGAAGATAAtatttttcacacacacacacacacacacacacacacacacacacacacacagtgattgTCACACACACACCCTTGAGGGGAATAACAGTCCTCTTTGAGAAGGTCTGGTGAGACCTACACCTGCCTCCAGAACCTCCTGCTTCCCTCTCCCTTGTCCACCACACTCCCCTTCTTTCTGTTCTTCAGACAAGTCAAGATCATTCTATGTCAGGGGTCCCTGCACAGGCTATCCCACTAGCCTGGAACACCGAGGGCCCTTGACCAGTTCATTGGCTGGCTTCTTGTTTTCTCACCCTTTATGTCACCTCCTTGAGGGAACCTTTCCTGACACCCAATCTAAACTCACCATCACACCACCCTGCTCTGATTCCCTATATCATACTTGTCATAGCCCCTATATTGCAACACAATCTTTATAGTCTGCCCTCATTGGAGATGAAAATCCCAAAAGATCAGGACATTGTCTGATCCAGATGTTACCACTGGCATCTAGAATGATTCTTGCACCCAATAACCATTTTGAATGAGTGAATGTGTTGCCCTAATTGCTGGCTTGAGCCCCTTTAACTGGCCTATGTTACTATTTTAGAACTTTTCAAATCTTTTATGTGAAAGTCTTTTATGTTATTTGCATGGTCCCCTATGGATGGAATCTTTAGTCATTAGCCTGTACGTATGAATATCTGTGctttatagattaaaaaaaaacagtaatattTTTTACTCCTCTCCCCAAGAAACCTGTTTGCCCCCTTGGGGAGGTGACAAAAGCAATTGAAAATGCAGGCCCTCTCCTACTCCCTAGCTCTCTTATTTTCCATTGCTGGTTCTCACAAAGCACTGAGATGTCAGAGGTGAGAATGTGCAGTGAGGTGGAAAGAGAAGCAGGCAAGAGAGTCGAGTTGGGAATAAGGTATTACCTTGAAGACAGGATGTACTGATGGAAGGcacctcatggtggccacagCAAAGACCTCAGCCATCAAGTGtcctctcagaagatgagactgcAGCTCATGAAGCTGGAATTCAGAGCTACGGACCCAGCATTTGGCCAAGAGCCAGACCACTGGGGGATCCGTGGGCAGGAAAAGGGGTGGTGGAATAGATCCGATCTTTGGCAGTTGGAGCTGGAGCAAAGACAAGGAAAAGTTGGAAGAGGGGCTGAGTGTCAAGTGCCCAACCATTTCCCCTCTCTTGCATGTTACCTGTCCCTTCCTCCTCCACATTTGCCTGTCTTTCTCCATCTTCCCACTCCAGCTACCATTTCTCCCCCCACCACCCTTCTCTTATCCATTCAGAGCAGTGCATTGATGTTGGACAAGCCTCAGTGCGCTCAGCCTTCAGCAGAAACCGAGCCTTCTCCAGCCTCCACTTCCCCTTTCAGTTCCCACAGTGTGGACAGGAACCAAACCCTTCATCCCACAGTCTTGTTCAGAAACCTCAGCCTCTCTCTGATCTTCCTACACCACCTCTGCACAGAGGACTGAGTCTTCACTTCTCAGCTGCCAGCTAGACAATTTGAATGTTTCCCCATTGCCTCAAAATTGACAAGTCAAAACCCTACCcaggcattttttttcttctttactggTATGGACTGACACCCCCTTTTCCTCTCTTTTGGAATCCAGTTGAATCTCCCTCTGCACTCCTATCCATCTTTCCTCTCCGTCTCTATCCCCAGGGGAGTCCTTCACCTCCCAGAACTATAGCATGAGACCCCAAACCTGGCACTAAACACAACTTCCCCTCTAGTGTGCCCACAACATCTTTCACAACAGCCATCCCCAGCTTCCCTTATCCCTACTCCTTAGCTTGCCTTAGATTTTATCCTCTCACCTCATATTATTCGCCCACTCCAATCACAGAGAATCTCCTGACTTCTCTACCTCCGCTTCTCTGCCCAACACATCTTGCCCCTGGGGATAGGTCCTTCCTCTCCTCCCGTTTGTCTAAGTCCTGGCCCTCTTGCAGGGATTCCTTTCAGACTGTCTCTGACTTTAGTATTGTCTATATTTCCAATGAGGCTGCAAAACCCTTAAAATCAAAGACTTCACCCATTTCTTCCTTTAATGACTCCTCCAGTGTCTCAGAGAGTGAGTCCTCA
This window encodes:
- the LOC143410227 gene encoding LOW QUALITY PROTEIN: polyunsaturated fatty acid lipoxygenase ALOX15 (The sequence of the model RefSeq protein was modified relative to this genomic sequence to represent the inferred CDS: inserted 1 base in 1 codon; substituted 1 base at 1 genomic stop codon), coding for MGVYHVRISTGTSLYAGSANQVQLWLVGQHGEXGMLLRPARDQEQEFKVEVSEYLGSLLFVKVRKRHLIKDDNWFCNWISVQGPGGGGPEYRFPCYRWVQGNHILSLAEGTGCTVVEDSQGLFKKHREEELEERRKLYKWGNWKAGLVLNVAGTSLSDLPEDERFLENKRVDFEASLAVGLADLSIKRSVNILSNWNVVDDYNRIFWCGYSKLAERVRQSWKEDAFFGYQFLNGANPMLLRRSIQLPERLVFPPGMEELQAQLQKELKGGTLFEADFYLLDGIKANVICNHQQHLAAPLVMLKLQPEGQLLPMAIQLQLPKIGSIPPPLFLPTDPPVVWLLAKCWVRSSEFQLHELQSHLLRGHLMAEVFAVATMRCLPSVHPVFKLIVPHLXYTMEINLRARNGLLSDCGVFDQVVSVGGGGHLDLLRLVGGLLTYSSLCPPDDLADRGLLEVKSSYYAQDALRLWEIIRRYVEGIMDLYYKTDVAVRDDPELQNWCRDITEIGLLGAQDRGFPTSLQSRAQACHFVTMCIFTCTGQHYSIHLGQLDWFSWIPNAPCTMRLPPPTTKDATMETVMATLPTVNQATLQMSIIWQLGRRQPIMVPLGQHEEERFSSPGPKAVLKRFREELAVLDKEIEVRNENLDRPCEYLRPSLVENSVAI